Genomic window (Rhodothermales bacterium):
AAGGCCATCTGGGATGCCTGTGACGGATCGAAGACCGTGGTGCAGATCTGCGAGGATTTGAGTGGCGTGTTCGACATCCCGGCCGGCGAACTCCTCGTCGACGTGCGCCTCGCGCTGGAGCAGTTCCTGGTGCTTGGCCTGATCCAGGACAAACAGTCGCTGGTCAATAACGAGGCCGACGTCGCCTGATACGGATTATGCAGACGCTTTTTGTTTCGTTTGGCAATCAGGAAGTCGCCGTCGCCGGAGAGGTCGAGGAAGTCCTCGTCCCGCTGGCGCACAACTTTCGCGAGCTGCTCGTCCCGGTGCCGTATAAACTATTGGACACGCTGACCGTTCGTCGGGAGGGCGATCGCTACGTGGTGGATGGGGCCGACCAGTTCGGCGACCACGACGGCACGCTCCATGGCGCGATGCAGTGCCTCAAGTTCGAGATCGTGTTCCGATTCGTGCGCGAACACCGGGAGCTGTTGTGGCTGCACGCCGGCGCCGCCGCGAAGGGAGGCCGGGCCGTCGTGATGTGCGGTACCTGGGGGCGCGGCAAAAGCACCCTCGTATCCAACCTGTGCCTCCGCGGCTGGTCCTACCTGTCGGACGACATCGTGCCCGTCTCCCTTGAAACCGGCGAGCTGGTGCCGTTCCCCCTCACGCCGCAGATGCGCGAGCACGCCGCCACGGAGGACGACCGCCTGCTGAGCCCCGGCGAGGTGGCGCAACTCGAAAAACGCACCATCGAATTGCGCGAGGGCCAGATCGACGCCGGCCGCTGCGCCATCGCCGCGCTCATCTTCCCCCAGTACAGCCCAGAGGCGGACATGCGGCTCGTCCGCACCGCCCCGGCCTCGGCCACGCTCGAACTGCTCCAGAACTGCCTCAATTTAAAAATGCACCGGGGCGAGGCGGTCCGCTACCTCGGCAAACTCGTCGAGCGCACGCCGGCCTTTCACCTCCCCTACCGCCACGGCGAAGCCGCCGCCCAACTGCTCATTCACACCCACGCTCAGGGGTTTCCGTTTTGAAGGGTTCCAGGTTCGAGGTGTAAGGTTTAAGGGGTGTTGGCGGACAGGCGCGGCACCAGCCAAAATTCCGTCTGCCGGCCGTCGATGTATCCCACCTCGTCCCCGTCGAAAAAGGCGTCCTCCTCCAGCATGATCCGCACGTCTTTCCCCCATTCCGGGACGGCTACGGTGGTGTTGAGCTCAATCGAATAAGCGGTGTTCAGGTACAGCGGGTAGTCACCCGTGCCGGGTACGCCGCCCTGGCTGTCCCACATCCCGATCGCCGGCCCGGCGGCATGCCCGTGGAAGCCAATGGGGTGGGTGTAGATGGACGGCCGCTGCCCCTCGGCAATGGCCTGTGCCCGGGCGGCCGCCAGCATCTCGTTGCCGGTGCGGCCGGTCTGGAACTGACTCGTCAGGATGTCCTGTAGCCGATTCCCCGCCGCCAGCGCGGCGCGGAGGCCGGCCGGCGCCTCGGTCTCGCCCGGTTTCAGGACATAGGCGTGCTGCTGGGTGTCGGTGTTGAGGCGGAGGTAGGTGATCCCGAAATCGACATGCAGGAGGTCGCCCGGCAGGATGGTGGTTTCCCCGGGCCGGGTGGAGAAATCGCTCCGCGCGTCGGCCGTATCGGCACGCTGGACGTCCACGCTCGGGTGGAACCAGGTGACAAGCCCCAACGACCGGATACGCTCGCGAAACCACCATTCGAGGTCGGTGGTGGTCGTTACGCCGGGTTGGATGGCCTGCTCGGAGAGCCCCTCGGCGATGATGGCGTGGGCGATGCGCACGATCATCGGGTAGAGCTGCATCTCCTGCTCAGTGCGCGTTTCGAGCCAGCCCACGGCCAGGTTTTCAGCAGAGACAATCCGGCCTCGCAGGCCGGCCGGCAGCGCCGACGTCAGGGCGTCGAACTCGGTGTCCGTCATCCCGTCCGCATGGGCGAAGGTGCTCGACCGGTTGAGGGCAATCTTGCGGGGATTTCGCTCGGCGATCAGCGCCGCGAGGCGCTTCCACTGGTCGGGCTCCTCCTCGGGGTTCCAGGCGGCCGGAAAGGCGTTGCCGACGGCGTAGCGGGCGACGGCCAGGCGCTCCAAGCCCGCCTCGTCGCCCCGGTCGTAAAAGAGGAGGATCGTCCGCCGGCGCGCCGCGAGCCAGGTGGCCGGCAGCATGGTTTCGATCACCGGATCTTCGTTGTACTCGCGCCCCACGATCACCCACATATCGATCCCCTCCCGCCGCATCAATGCCGGAACGACGGTTTCGAACCGATCGAGCAACACCCGGTCGATCACTGCCGCCTGCTCACGCAGCGGGAGAATCGCCGGCATCGGGAGGTGTTGAGCCAGCAGAGAGGATGGGGTCAGGAGGAGGAAGAGGAAGAATAGACGCATTGATTAGCGAGTAGTGATTAGGCAATAGCGATTAGCGAGGGGGGTGGGATGATCACCTCGTCTCTTTCAGCACCGTCATCCTCGCGAACGCGGGGATCCATACATACATCAAAAATTACAGGGAATCACATCTGGAACCGCAAACGAGATATTCTCATGCCTTCTATGGATCCCCGATCGGGGTCGGGAGCCTGCCCCGGGCCTGACCGGGGGATGACGACAAAAAGAAAACGCTCATCAGCCCTTAATCCTGAGAAAACGCTCAATGACCATCGCCCATTGACCATCGACGATCGCCCATCAATCATCACCCATACCGCCGTTCCGGCGGACGCACCGCCAGCGAATCGGGGATGGCGTTACTCTGAGGATTCGGGTTCACGACCGAGACGAGCGGCAGGTCGAGGGCGGTCCAAAACTCGCCGAGGGCCTGGATGAGGAATTCCTGCTGGAGCTCCACCATGTCCGGGTCGAACCGGCCGAGGGAGTCGAGGTGGTCCTGGATTTCCAGGTAGAGGACACGGGGCCACTCGGGGAATTTTTCGTTGGCCTGTTTGAGCAACGCGAAGAGGTCCTGCGAGGCCCGCTCGAAGTCGTGGCCGGCTTCGATGATGTGGTATACCGACACCGTGTTGTCGAAGCTCATCCAGATGCCGGGCGCATCGGGTTTGTTGAGGCGGGGATGATCGGCGGTTCCATCGGCGCGGGTGTTGGGTTGGCGGACAAGAGTGCCCCTCCAACGCGATGCCGCCGGCGAAGGTTCAGGCGGCCCGCGTGTAACGGAGGGTCACGGTGGTGCCTACGCCTTTTTCGCTTTCGAGGGCGATGACGCCACCCATGGCGTCTACAAGCCGCTTCGCGATCGCGAGGCCGAGGCCGGCACCTTCAAAGGGGCGGGTGATGCCCGTGCACTCCTGCTGGAATTCGCGGAAGAGGTGAGGGAAGAACTCGGCCGAGATGCCGACGCCGGTATCCTGTACGATAAGCGTGACGGCGTCTTCTGTCGAGGCGACGATGATCTGGATCGCACCAAGACTAGTGAATTTGAGCGCGTTGCTGAGGATCTGCTTGAGGACACGGGTGGAGGCTTCAGGGTCGATGGACGCCATGACGGGCTCCGCCGGCGCGTGGAAGTGCCACAGCAGACCCCGGGCAATGGCGTCCTCCCGGAAAGGCGTCGCGACTTCGGCGACATGAGCGCCGAAGTCCGAAAGGGTCGGTTCGAACGCGAGCAGGTGATCTTCCTGCTGCGACAGATCGAGCAGCGCGCCGAGCGTATCGAAGAGCCGGCCGGCGCTTTTTTCGATGAGTGCCGCGAACCGGCGATGGGTCGCGTCTTCCTGGGCGCCAAGCAACTCCGCGAACCCCAGGATCGAAGTCAGCGGGGTGCGGATCTCGTGGCTCATAATCGACAGGATCGACGAGTCGAGCAGGTCGACGGCCGGCGGCGGCCACCCGGTCTTGTCGATGCGCAAGACACCCAGATAACGGCGCGCACCAGTTGCCGGGTCGTGTTCCACCAGCTGCACCGCATGTTGCATCCTCCGGTGCCCGGCGTCCGGGATGCGGAGGCGGACGCAGACGGTGTCCGACTGCTGGAGGCTCAGGGCCTGGTAGGCGGCGAGCATCGGGCCGGCGTCGTCCGGATGCACCATGTCGGTCCAGCGCAGCGGCTGCGAGGTGTCGAACCGGATGCCAGTCACTCGGCCGAACGCGCTGGAGGCGCGCTGGAGCCAGCAGGTGCCGTCGGCCTCCTGGGTGAGGGCGAACGAGCAGGCCGATGTCAGCCCGGCGAGTAGATGGTTACCGGCGTCGAGTTCCCGGTTGGCCTGTTCGAGCCGTTGAAGCGCGGTGATGTCCGCCGCCATAAACGCGCAGGCTTCGATCTGCCCGAGCGCGTCGTACACCGGGAGGAGCCGGCACGAGAGGCGGCGGATGCTGCCTGCCCGCGTGCGCATCTTGAGGTCGAGCCCTGAAATCCGCCGGCGGTTAAAGACGCGCTGGACGATGGTGTCGAACCCCCCGGTGACGGCGTCTTCGGCCAGTAAGGGGGTGATTGGCTGTCCGAGCACCTCGTCCTGGCTGTAGCCGAGGGTTTCCGCGCAGGCCGGGTTCCAGTTCAGGACCCGGCAGGTGGCGTCCACGGCGAAGAGCGGGATCGGGAGGCCGGCGGTCATCCGTTCGTACAGCGCTTCGACGCGGGACACACGTGCCTGAGCCTCTTGCAAAGCCTGTTCTTGCACCCTCAGCCGGTGATGCGTGCTCAGCTCGCTGACCCCGATCGACGCCATATCGTGCAGCAGCTTGATATGCCCGTTTGCAAACGCCCTCGGGGCGCGGTCGACGATACACAGGAGGCCTACGGGGTGGCCGGAGGTGTCGATGAGCGGGGCGCCGGCGAAGAAGCGGATGCCGGCGTTGGTTACCCAGACATCGTTGGCGAAGGCGGGCTCGAGGTCGGTGTCCGGTACGATGAGGCTTTTTCCGGGGAAAACAAGCGCCGGGGAGAGGAATCCGCTCTCCGGTTGTGCGGCCAGGTCGATGCCGAAGCAGGCCATGATCTGGAGCAGCTCGTCTTTTTCGTAGAGGGCGACAAACGCCCCCGGCGCGCTGAACATGCGGGCGACCGTCATGGCCAGCCGGCGGACGGACTGTACGATGCGTTCGTCCCGACGGTCGAAATCAAGCGGCCTGGCCGGCAGGTCCCGGTTGGCCGCTAACGAGCTTCGCCACATAGGCGTGGGCAGGGTTCAAAGATGCGGGTCGGCGACGCAGAGAGAGCCGGCGGCGGAAGAGGGGTGATGCCGATGGGGAAGGCGTGGGCGCGTCGGTGAAAGGATATAGTATATTCAGTGCATCTTATTTTAGATCATTCTTTTTGAGCGCCGGGTTGTCGCCTTTGGCGCATGGTTAGGGGCGTTTTTGGTCTGCGGATTCTCCACACTCGACTCCACCTCAGGCTACCGGCTCGTTGGTCTCTTCCTCTTCTTCCTCGATCTCGTCCGTGTCATCGAGGTCGTCGCCCTCGCCCATGAATGCATCGAGGTTGATCTCCTCTTCATTCCCGTTCTGGAAGCGCCGCGTGCGCTCCAACTCGTCGCGGAGATAGGTCGATGTCGACGTCTCCATCCGCGCCAACTCTTCAGGCGTGCCGGCTCCCAGGATATGCCCGCCTTCCATGCCGCCGGTCGGGCCCAGGTCGATTACGTGGTCGGCGACCTTCACGACGTCCATGTTGTGCTCGATCACCAGCACGGTATTCCCCTTTTTTACGAGGGCGCGCAGGACGTTGAGCAGGTGCCGGATGTCTTCGAAGTGGAGCCCGGTCGTCGGCTCGTCCAGGATGTACAGGGTGCTGCCCGTCCCGGGTCGGCTCAGCTCTTTTGCCAGCTTCACGCGCTGGGCCTCACCGCCGGAAAGCGTCGTCGCCTGCTGCCCCAGTCGGATGTACCCGAGGCCTACCGATTCCAGCGTCCGCAACTTGCGCTCGATCCGAGGGACATTCTCAAAAAACGTCAACGCCTCGGAAACCGGCATCTCCAACACGTCCGCAATACTTTTTCCCTTATACAGCACCTCGATCGTTTCGGCGTTGTATCGCCGGCCTTTGCACGTTTCGCACGCCACGTACACGTCGGGTAAGAAGTTCATCTCTAGCTTGACAATGCCGGCGCCTTTGCAGGTCTCGCAGCGTCCTCCCTTCACGTTGAAGGAGAAACGACCCGCCTTATACCCCCGAATTTTTGATTCCGGCAACTGCGTGAACAGGTCGCGAATGTGCGAAAAGAGGGCGGTGTAGGTAGCCGGGTTAGACCGCGGCGTGCGCCCGATCGGGCTCTGATCGATGTCGATCACCTTGTCGATCTGATTCAAGCCCTGAATCCCCTGGTGGGGGAGAGGCACCAGCATGGCCCGGTGGAAATGGTTGGCCAGGATCGGGTAAAGCGTCTGGTTGATGAGGCTCGATTTCCCCGAGCCCGAGACGCCGGTGACGCAGATAAACGTACCCAGCGGCAGCCGGAGCGTATCCCCCTTCAGGTTGTGCCCGGTGGCGCCCGTCAACACGAGCCACGAACCGTTGCCGGCCCGGCGCTCACGCGGCAACGCAATCGTGCGCTCGCCCGAAAGGTACGACGCCGTGAGGCTTTCGTAGCCGTTAAACCCCTTCACCAGGCCGGCCGGGGCGGATCGCCCGACGATGTGGCCGCCGTATTCGCCGGCGCCGGGACCGAGGTCCACCACGAAGTCCGCCGCCTCGATCATCTCGCGGTCGTGCTCTACGACCAGGACCGAGTTGCCCATGTCCCGCAGCTGTCGCAGGGAAGAAATCAACTTGTCGTTGTCCCTCGGATGCAGCCCGATGCTGGGTTCGTCCAGGATGTACAACACGCCCACGAGCTGCGTGCCGATCTGGGTCGCGAGGCGGATGCGCTGGCTTTCGCCGCCGGAGAGGGTTCGCGCCGGCCGGTCGAGGCTCAAATACCCTACGCCGACGTTGATCAGGAACTCGAGCCGCTCCCGGATCTCCTTCACGATGGGCCGGGCGATGATCCACTCGCGCTCGGTCAATAACAACTGACCGAAATAGACGCGCAGGGCGTTGAGGTCCATGCGGACCAACTCGGCGATGTTTTTCTCCCCCAGCCGAAACGCCAGGCTTTCCTTGCGCAGCCGGCCCCCACCGCAGGCCTTGCAGGGCATCGCGCGCATGTAGCCCTCGGCCCACCGGCGGGCGGTGACCGAGGTGGAGTTGCTGTAGGTGTGCCAGATGTGCTGGTTGATGCCTCCATACCGATGCTTGTAGGCCACCTCGCGGTTCTTGTACGTGTATACGATCTCGAACTGTTCGTCGCCGGCGCCGTCCAGCAGCACCTGCATCTGGCTTTCGGTCAGCTGGTTGAGTGGCGTGTTGAAATCGAATCCGTGGATCTCGGCAACGGCCTTGAGCTGGCTGAACATCCAGATGTCGCGCGGCTTGCCGATCGGTTCGATGCCGCCCTGACCGATGGTTTTGGATGGATTCGGGATGATCAGCGCTGGATCCAGCTCCTGTTTGGTCCCCAGGCCGGCGCACTCGGTGCACGCGCCGTATGGAGAGTTGAACGAGAACGAGTTGGGGGATGGATCCTCATACGACAACCCGTCCTCCGGCGAAAACAGGTGCCGGCTAAACAGGAAGTCCGTCATCTTCTCGCCATCCAGCAGCGCCACCACCAGCGTGCCGCCCCCCATCCCGAGCGCGATGTCGATCGACTGGCTGAGGCGGGTGCGAATGTCCTCCTTGATCACCACGCGGTCGACCACGACTTCGATGTCGTGTGTCTTGTACCGATCGAGCTTCATGCCGTCGGTGATCTCCACCAACTCGCCATTCACCCGAACCCGCGTGAAGCCCTGCCGGCCGATCTGCTCAAAAAGCTCTCGATAATGGCCTTTGCGGCCCTTTACTACAGGCGCCAACAGCAGCAACCGCGTGCCTTCCTCAAACGCTAGAATGCGGTTGATGATTTCGTCGTCCGACTGTTTCCGCATCGGCGCTCCCGAGATGTAGGAGTAGGCCGTGGCGGCGCGCGCGTACAACAAGCGCAGAAAGTCGTAGATTTCCGTGACGGTGCCCACCGTGGAGCGCGGATTGCGGCTCACGGTTTTCTGTTCGATGGAGATAACCGGCGACAGCCCGTCGATGAAATCCAGGTCAGGGCGCTCCATCATCCCGAGAAACTGGCGAGCATAGGCGCTGAGACTTTCCATGTAGCGCCGCTGCCCCTCGGCATAAATCGTATCGAAGGCGAGGCTGGATTTACCCGAACCGGACAGCCCGGTGATCACGACCAACTGGTCCCGGGGAATATCGAGGTCGATATTCTTCAGATTGTGTTCACGCGCGCCCCGAATAATGATGCGCTCGTCCATGCTCTTCGCCGTTTATTGATGCCGATACGTGGTATTATCAGAGTGGAATTTATACACACACCTTTGAGTTTCCGGCTCGCACACATGTTTTTTACACATTCCTCGTTCTGGCCTAATCTGGCGGTTTGCTGCTGCCTCCCCGTTGCGCTCGCGGCCTGCGAGCCCGCACAAGATCCCGATGCGATTTCTCCGTCTACCGCGGTGTACTTCGAGGCCCTCATGCGCGGGCAGTCGGCCGCGTTTGCGGATACCGTGGAGATGGTCGTGCGAGATGCTGAAAGCTGGGACGCGTTGCTGGGCAGGCTTGAAACGCTGCTGCCCATGCCCCCCGTCGATTTTACAGATGCGATGGTACTGCTCGTCGCCGTCCCCACGCCGACGGGCGGGACGAACATCCAGTTCGATTCCGTCGAGGACGACGGACAAACCTGGATCGCCACCTACTCGATCGGTATGCCGGCGCGCGACTGCCGCGCGATCGACGGCATCGCCGTTCCATTTCAAGCTGTCGTCGTCCCCCGGAGCGACCGCCCCGTCCGGTTCGAGCATAGCATCGAACCCTATCCATGCACGATGCAATGATTACGTCATACTATTGGAAATTGCCGGGTAAAGATTAAATGGGAATGGGGGTGCGGTGATGCCACTGGAACCAGAAACGTCCCTTTAACCTGTAATTTTTAATCTGTAAGATCACCCTATGCGACCGCCATATCCACATGGGCGAGGGTCGGGTTGTCCACGCGAATGTCGCTCTCGATGTTGCCGTCGCGCAGCCGGACCACACGGCGGGCGTGACGGGCGACATCTTCTTCGTGGGTCACGACCAGGAGCGTGTTGCCCTGCCGGTACAGCAACTCGAATAGGTGCATGATCTCGTCACCGGTCTTCGAGTCCAGGTTGCCGGTCGGCTCATCCGCCATCAAGATGGAAGGCTTGTTGACGAGGGCGCGGGCCACAGCCACGCGCTGGCGCTGACCGCCGGACAATTCGTTGGGCTTATGAGACATGCGATCGCCCAATCCCACACTCTGCAACGCGCGTATGGCCTGTTCGCGACGGGCGGACTTCCGCATGCCGGCGTACACGAGTGGGAGCTCGACGTTCTGGAGACAGGTGACCCGGGGCAGCAGGTTAAACGTCTGGAATACGAACCCAATTTCTCGATTCCGGATCATGGCCAGCTCGTTATCGCTCATCTCACTCACACTCTGGCCGTTCAGAAAATAGGTGCCGCTCGTCGGGGTGTCGAGGCAGCCGATGATGTTCATCATCGTGGACTTGCCAGATCCGGATGGCCCCATAATGGCCACGTATTCGTTTACATCCACCTTCAGCGACACGCCGTCGAGCGCGCGCACCTCCTGATCGCCCATCTGGTAGACTTTTGTGACGCGAGTAAGCTCGATCAACGACTGGTCGGGATTCTTCATTGCAGCGCGTTGCGTTTGGGGATTAGCGGGGCCCGATGGCCGGGCGGCCTTTACGTTCTTCGAGCTTTACGGCGGCATCGGGCTCAAGTTGCCGGCTGATGGCGCTGTAGGGACCGATAATCACCTTCTCCGTACCCGTAAGACCGCTCTTGATTTCGATATGGGTATCATCCGAAATGCCGGTTTCAACCTCCAGCATCTGAGCCTTCCCGTCCACCATTACAAAGATGACTTTGCGCAGGTCCTCGACGACATTCTCCGGCTCACCCGCCTCCTGTACGCCGGCTTCCTGGTTGTCCACTTCCTGCATTGGCGTCGCCGACTCATCCGAGGCTTCCGCTTCGGCCTTGATTCGGTTGAAATCCCGAACCGTTACGGCCTGGATAGGGATGACGATGGCGTCACGCACCGTCTCGGTGAACACATCCACCGTCCCGCTCATTCCCGGGCGGAAGTTGGGCGATTCTAGCGGCGTCGGTGGGACTTCCTCCTGGCGCACGCCACGGGAAGCCGCCATCCCTTCCTTTTCGTCCAGATTGTGGGTATCCACGATCCGAATCTTGACCGGGAAGTTCGTCACTTGCTCCTGCGTGCCGGCGCCCGTGACGCGCGCCGAGTTCGCGATCTCGGTGACGACGCCACGGAAGCCGCGCTCCGGGTAGGCGTCGACTTCGATCAGCGCGGAATCGTTTAACGTGACGTTCACCACGTCGTTTTCGTTGACGTCTACTTCGATCTCCATCTGATCCAGCTTCGCCAGACGCATCATCTCGGTGCCGGCCATCTGGCTGGTGCCCACCACGCGTTCGCCCAACTCCACGTCCAGCATGCTGATCGTGCCGCTCATCGGGGCGTAAATCGCCGTCTTCGCCAACTGCTCTCGCACCTCCTTCAACTGCGCCTCGCTGCTGCGGACAGAGTATTCGGCGGCTTCGTAGCCGGCTTTAGCCACCTCAAACTGCGATTCCGTGCGCTGAAACTCGCTCTCGGAGACGGCCTGCTTATCGAATAACCCCCGCTGACGCTTGAGTTCGATCTCGGCAATCAACATGTCCGCACGCCGCTGAGCGAGCATGGCCTTGGACTGAAGCACGCTGGCCTCGCCGCGCTCCACCTGGGCGGCATAGTCGTCCTGACGGATGCGAACCAGCAACTGCCCCTGCTCCACATAGTCACCTTCGTTGATGGGAAGAGCTACAATTTCACCGGGCACGTCCGGGCTGATCTTAACCTCGATTTCCGGCTGAATCTTACCGGATGCGGTTACCATCTGGGTGATATTCCGCCGTTCAATGTCGGCTACTTCGACGACCAGCGACGTGTCTTTTTCGCCCAACACGCCGGCAGCGCGCAGACCCGCCAGCGCGCCGACCACCACCACAAGTCCAATCAGCAGGTACACAATCAGTCGTGTAGCTGACGTTTTTTTCTTCGCCATATAAGGTGGCCAACCCGGCCTTTCAAGTAGGGAGATGCGAAAGAGGCGCCCGAAGGCGCCTCCAAATAACCGTCAAACGGGCTTATGGTTGCTGAAACAACGGCTCGGTCGGATTGAGCCGGCCCATGTAGTAATCAATCAACTTTTTCTGGAAGAGAAAATCGAACCGGGCCTGCGTGCGGTCGCTCGCGGCTTGCACGAAGTTGGCGCGCGCTTGCGATAACTCCACAAGCGTCGCCGCGCCTACATTGTAGCGCTCCTGCTCCGCCGTGAGGGCCTGCTGAGCCGCGATTTCTTGCTTCTCGGTCACGTCGAGCCGCTTTTCGGTAGTGACGTAATCCAGGTACGCCTGCCGTACGTCCAGCGCGATGTTCTGCTGGAGGTCTTCCAGGACCAGACGCGAGTTATCGTACTGCACACGCGCTTGCTGGATAAAATTGCTGGTCTCGAAGCGATCGAAAATAGGGATGCTCAGGTTAAGTCCGATCGAGCTACTCCGGCGAATGTCGGTGAACTGGTCCGAAAAGCTGAACGTACTCTGGTCGTCATAATTCGAACTGGTATTCGCCGCGAGGCTCAGGCTCGGGAAGAAGCCGGATCGCGCCGCCCGGATACCCTCACGCGCCGCGATGATGTCATTTTCACGCGCCTTCAGGTCCAACCGCTGCCCGAACGCCTCCTGAAGCATCACGGGCACCTCGTATTGCTGCGGCATCAGAAGCGCATCGGTCACTTCCGGCGCTACGAATGCGTAAGCGCCGAAAGGGTCGAGCTGCAAGACTTGCATTAGGCCGACTTCGCCCAACTGATACGCCCGCTCGGCATTGATGAGGGTTAGCTCGGCATTGGCCGTGGCGGCCTGCTGCTGGTAGAGGTCCGAGATGGGACGCGAGCCCACATTGGTGAACTCCTCGATCTGAACGAGTTGCTGCCGTTGGGATTCCAGGTTCTCTTGCTGGATCAGGATCTGCTCCCGCCGTTCGAGAAGGTTGAGGTAGCTGGACATCACGTTGAACACGACTGTCTGCCGCTGCCGCTCAAAGTCGAAGTCGCTCGCTTCCAGGTTTCGCTGCGCCTGACGGTACGCCGAAACGCGCCCGAACCCATCGAACAGGGTGACCCGGCTACTCGCCGAGGCGTTCATGCGGTTCGTGGTCTGATCGACGAAGTCCAATACCTCCGTACTGAAGTTCCGGCCGTAGTTCTGGCTGGCGTTGGCGTTCATAGAAAGATCGGGAAGGAAGGCGCTTCGCTGACGCGAGAGGTTGATCGCGTCCAACTCCACGGTGTTCGCGGAGCGCATCAACGACACGTTCTGCTCGAGGGCGATACGTACAGCCTCATCGAAGGTGATCTGCGTGGGGGTTTGCGCCTGGCTGTAGCGGGGTGCGAAACCGGCGAGCGCAAGGAATACGCCGGCTACGAGCAGCGATGAAAAGCGATAAAGGCGCCAGTCGGGCGAGGGCTTTGGCAAAGTCATGACGGTTTCGGGACGAGCGAACAATCTGGATGTAATCGTAAACAACGCTCCTGTACGCCTCGTCACTTCAGTTGTTACGGGACGCCGGAAACGAGATCCCTTCGCTGACTTTCAACGGTGCGGGGCTCGTGCGGAGGGGGAGGGATTCGAACCCTCGATACCCGCGAAGGTATGCTGGTTTTCAAGACCAGTGCGTTCAACCGCTCTGCCACCCCTCCTACGATCCCGATCGGATGTAGATCGGGTTAAAAAGCGCCACTATTACGCGATACCGCGGGGGATGTTCAGGAATCTCTGCCGATGCGCTATTTTTTAACGTTCTTAACGTTCTCTTGCAATCGATCACACCCATGGACGCATCCCGTTTCCAGCCAGCCGGAGGCTCTGTCACGCTCTCCACCGCGACTGGCGTCGCTCGCATCAAGTTCACCACGCCCAACCACAATGCGCTCCCGGCCGAGATCCTGGCGCAGCTGGCCGATCGCATCGAGGAAGCCGGCCACGCACCCGACGTGCGGGTGATCGTTCTGTCGAGCGGGGGGGATCGGACCTTCTGCGCCGGCGCTGGCTTCGATGAACTCGCGGCCATTGACAACGAGGCCTCCGGCAGGCGGTTCTTTGGTGGATTCGCCCGCGTCATCAACGCCTGCCGGCGCTGTCCACACCTGATCATCGGTAGGATCCAGGGCAAAGCCGTCGGCGGTGGGGTGGGACTGGCGGCCGCGGTCGACTATGCGCTCGCGACGGAGCACGCCGCCGTCCGCCTTAGCGAACTGTCCATCGGCATCGGACCCTTCGTGGTCGGGCCGGCCATCGAACGAAAGATCGGGAACGCCGCCTTCGCGGCACTGGCGATCGATACAACCGAACGGCCGGCGTCCTGGGCGCACGAACACGGCCTTTACGCCGCGCTCCACCCCTCTATCGAGGCGCTCGACCGCGCCGTGGAAGACCTCGCCGCCCGGCTCGCCGGCTTCAGCCCGGATGCGTTGGCCGCGCTCAAGCACGTCC
Coding sequences:
- a CDS encoding efflux RND transporter periplasmic adaptor subunit, whose amino-acid sequence is MAKKKTSATRLIVYLLIGLVVVVGALAGLRAAGVLGEKDTSLVVEVADIERRNITQMVTASGKIQPEIEVKISPDVPGEIVALPINEGDYVEQGQLLVRIRQDDYAAQVERGEASVLQSKAMLAQRRADMLIAEIELKRQRGLFDKQAVSESEFQRTESQFEVAKAGYEAAEYSVRSSEAQLKEVREQLAKTAIYAPMSGTISMLDVELGERVVGTSQMAGTEMMRLAKLDQMEIEVDVNENDVVNVTLNDSALIEVDAYPERGFRGVVTEIANSARVTGAGTQEQVTNFPVKIRIVDTHNLDEKEGMAASRGVRQEEVPPTPLESPNFRPGMSGTVDVFTETVRDAIVIPIQAVTVRDFNRIKAEAEASDESATPMQEVDNQEAGVQEAGEPENVVEDLRKVIFVMVDGKAQMLEVETGISDDTHIEIKSGLTGTEKVIIGPYSAISRQLEPDAAVKLEERKGRPAIGPR
- a CDS encoding ABC transporter ATP-binding protein is translated as MKNPDQSLIELTRVTKVYQMGDQEVRALDGVSLKVDVNEYVAIMGPSGSGKSTMMNIIGCLDTPTSGTYFLNGQSVSEMSDNELAMIRNREIGFVFQTFNLLPRVTCLQNVELPLVYAGMRKSARREQAIRALQSVGLGDRMSHKPNELSGGQRQRVAVARALVNKPSILMADEPTGNLDSKTGDEIMHLFELLYRQGNTLLVVTHEEDVARHARRVVRLRDGNIESDIRVDNPTLAHVDMAVA
- a CDS encoding TolC family protein, translated to MTLPKPSPDWRLYRFSSLLVAGVFLALAGFAPRYSQAQTPTQITFDEAVRIALEQNVSLMRSANTVELDAINLSRQRSAFLPDLSMNANASQNYGRNFSTEVLDFVDQTTNRMNASASSRVTLFDGFGRVSAYRQAQRNLEASDFDFERQRQTVVFNVMSSYLNLLERREQILIQQENLESQRQQLVQIEEFTNVGSRPISDLYQQQAATANAELTLINAERAYQLGEVGLMQVLQLDPFGAYAFVAPEVTDALLMPQQYEVPVMLQEAFGQRLDLKARENDIIAAREGIRAARSGFFPSLSLAANTSSNYDDQSTFSFSDQFTDIRRSSSIGLNLSIPIFDRFETSNFIQQARVQYDNSRLVLEDLQQNIALDVRQAYLDYVTTEKRLDVTEKQEIAAQQALTAEQERYNVGAATLVELSQARANFVQAASDRTQARFDFLFQKKLIDYYMGRLNPTEPLFQQP
- a CDS encoding enoyl-CoA hydratase/isomerase family protein — protein: MDASRFQPAGGSVTLSTATGVARIKFTTPNHNALPAEILAQLADRIEEAGHAPDVRVIVLSSGGDRTFCAGAGFDELAAIDNEASGRRFFGGFARVINACRRCPHLIIGRIQGKAVGGGVGLAAAVDYALATEHAAVRLSELSIGIGPFVVGPAIERKIGNAAFAALAIDTTERPASWAHEHGLYAALHPSIEALDRAVEDLAARLAGFSPDALAALKHVLWEGTDHWETLLEERAALSGRLVLASVAQEALRRIRER